A single window of Acidobacteriota bacterium DNA harbors:
- a CDS encoding tetratricopeptide repeat protein: MMKTLSTLSIALLLASSVAHAQAPAPAAAPGPGDDLVKQGQQKVREGQHEEALALYRKALEAAPESFAANMQAGVVLDLLGQYGDARRHFEKAIAVAPTPQNRVAASRAMAMSYAFERNCAGAATYEAPLHEQYLKAGDFFMAGEIANELARVCLESGDLEAAEKWYRTGYDVGPREPNIKPERKDLWDFRWEHAQARLAARRGNAAEAKTHVEAARAILNKGTNAEQAQFLPYLVGYVAFYGGDYRGAVAELQKGNLNDPFILALIAQAYEKLGDQAKATEFYKKALASNAHNPTGAYARPLAASKLGG, translated from the coding sequence ATGATGAAGACACTGAGCACGCTGAGCATCGCTCTGCTCCTCGCGTCGAGCGTCGCGCACGCGCAGGCGCCGGCACCTGCCGCCGCGCCCGGCCCTGGTGACGATCTCGTCAAGCAGGGACAGCAGAAAGTCCGGGAAGGACAGCACGAGGAGGCGCTGGCGCTCTACCGGAAGGCGCTGGAGGCTGCCCCGGAATCCTTCGCCGCCAACATGCAGGCTGGCGTGGTGCTCGATCTGCTGGGACAGTACGGCGACGCGCGCCGCCACTTCGAGAAGGCGATCGCGGTGGCCCCAACGCCGCAGAACCGCGTGGCGGCGAGCCGCGCGATGGCGATGTCGTACGCGTTCGAGCGGAATTGCGCCGGCGCGGCCACATACGAGGCGCCGCTCCACGAGCAGTACCTGAAGGCGGGCGATTTCTTCATGGCCGGCGAGATCGCCAACGAGCTGGCACGCGTGTGCCTGGAGTCGGGCGATCTCGAGGCAGCCGAGAAGTGGTATCGCACCGGCTACGACGTCGGCCCGCGCGAGCCGAACATCAAGCCGGAGCGGAAGGATCTCTGGGATTTCCGCTGGGAGCACGCGCAGGCGCGGCTGGCCGCGCGCCGGGGCAACGCCGCGGAGGCGAAGACGCACGTGGAGGCCGCCAGGGCGATACTCAACAAGGGCACGAACGCCGAGCAGGCGCAGTTCCTGCCGTATCTGGTCGGCTACGTCGCGTTCTATGGCGGCGATTATCGGGGGGCGGTCGCGGAGCTGCAGAAGGGGAATCTGAACGATCCGTTCATCCTGGCGCTGATTGCGCAGGCGTACGAAAAGCTGGGTGACCAGGCGAAGGCCACGGAGTTTTACAAGAAGGCGCTCGCCTCAAATGCGCACAACCCGACGGGCGCGTACGCGCGGCCGTTGGCGGCGAGCAAGCTGGGGGGGTGA
- a CDS encoding GNAT family N-acetyltransferase: MDTVEATRTYLEMRSLTQLRPARTPGRRASVEQVMRCPPAFYRFLYNTIGADYHWTDRASWSDAEIRAHLAQRNIELRVLYVDGAPAGFYELRRDEEDGIEIAYFGLLKEHVGHGLGGYLLTEAVTRAFAQAPARIWLHTCTLDHPAALHNYLERGFQVVRQERYTAQLRQ, translated from the coding sequence ATGGATACTGTGGAAGCCACCCGCACGTACCTGGAGATGCGCAGCCTCACGCAGCTCCGGCCGGCGCGCACGCCGGGGCGCCGCGCGTCGGTCGAGCAGGTGATGCGCTGCCCGCCGGCGTTCTACCGGTTTCTGTACAACACGATCGGCGCCGACTACCACTGGACCGATCGCGCGTCGTGGTCCGACGCGGAGATTCGCGCGCATCTCGCCCAGCGCAACATCGAGCTGCGCGTCCTGTACGTTGACGGGGCGCCCGCGGGATTTTACGAGCTCCGGCGCGACGAAGAGGACGGAATCGAGATCGCGTACTTCGGCTTGCTCAAAGAGCACGTTGGGCACGGCCTGGGAGGCTATCTCCTGACCGAAGCGGTCACGCGCGCGTTCGCGCAGGCGCCGGCGCGCATCTGGCTGCACACGTGCACGCTCGATCACCCGGCCGCCCTGCACAACTACCTCGAGCGCGGGTTCCAGGTCGTCCGGCAGGAGCGTTATACGGCCCAGCTCCGGCAATAG
- a CDS encoding cold shock domain-containing protein has protein sequence MANTTGTIKRLTDKGFGFIAAGDGTEYFFHQSACQGVRYDELREGQRVSFTVGQGPKGPRAENVKVE, from the coding sequence ATGGCGAACACGACAGGCACGATCAAGCGGCTGACGGACAAAGGCTTCGGCTTCATTGCCGCGGGCGACGGGACCGAGTACTTCTTCCACCAGTCCGCCTGCCAGGGCGTGCGTTACGACGAGCTGCGCGAAGGACAGCGCGTCAGCTTCACGGTGGGCCAGGGCCCGAAGGGCCCGCGCGCTGAGAACGTCAAGGTCGAGTAG
- a CDS encoding PAS domain S-box protein, which yields MEQVSTDTYRAMFERSLDAILVADDGARLIDANSAAERLTGYTRDELLRMRVFDLTFAELRHDTDAMWRDFLAAGVQSGPFDLQRKDGTRRRVQYRATANVAPGAHVSMLRDLTREEAEFGDLKLSEQLLDAVFEHSPISLQIFGADGRILRANRAWEKLCGVGRSALAGYNLFDDPQLRAQGFAEQARAAVAGRTVVVPAFRYDPAESEHPGRARWLAATLAPVAIREGQAQEIVLALEDLTDRWLPLSADASDRVRRS from the coding sequence GTGGAACAGGTCTCGACCGATACCTACCGTGCGATGTTCGAGCGCTCCCTCGATGCCATCCTGGTCGCGGATGACGGCGCACGGCTCATCGATGCCAACTCCGCCGCCGAACGGCTCACCGGGTACACGCGCGACGAACTGCTGCGCATGCGGGTCTTCGACCTGACATTCGCCGAGCTGCGCCACGACACCGACGCGATGTGGCGCGACTTCCTCGCGGCCGGCGTTCAGTCGGGGCCCTTCGATCTGCAGCGCAAAGACGGTACGAGGCGCCGGGTGCAGTACCGCGCGACGGCCAATGTCGCGCCGGGCGCCCACGTGTCCATGCTGCGGGATCTCACACGCGAGGAAGCCGAGTTCGGCGACCTCAAACTGTCCGAGCAGCTGCTGGACGCGGTCTTCGAGCACTCGCCGATCAGCCTTCAGATCTTTGGCGCCGACGGCCGCATCCTGCGCGCGAACCGGGCGTGGGAGAAATTGTGTGGCGTGGGCCGGTCCGCGCTGGCCGGCTATAACCTGTTCGACGATCCCCAGCTGCGCGCGCAGGGTTTCGCCGAGCAGGCGCGCGCGGCCGTCGCCGGCCGGACCGTCGTCGTGCCCGCCTTCCGGTACGACCCCGCGGAGAGCGAGCATCCCGGCCGCGCGAGGTGGCTCGCGGCCACGCTGGCGCCCGTCGCGATTCGCGAGGGCCAGGCACAGGAGATCGTGCTGGCGCTCGAGGACCTCACCGATCGGTGGCTTCCGCTCAGCGCCGACGCGTCCGATCGTGTGCGACGATCCTGA
- the udk gene encoding uridine kinase yields MSQRVPVVIGVAGGSGSGKTTVVRHIVESLGEEQVVVLEHDRYYRERSDLRLEERAALNYDHPDSLETDLMVRHVAALKAGQAVDVPAYDFARYNRRQTTERAVPKPAIIIEGILIFADAGLRKMMDVKVFVDADADTRLIRRLQRDTTERGRTVQSVIDQYLSTVKPMHLEFVEPSKRYADIIVPQGGHNAVAIDMLLTLIRSISTR; encoded by the coding sequence ATGTCACAACGCGTCCCCGTCGTGATCGGCGTCGCCGGAGGTTCCGGCTCCGGCAAGACAACCGTCGTCCGGCACATCGTCGAAAGTCTGGGGGAGGAGCAGGTCGTCGTGCTCGAGCACGACCGTTACTACCGCGAGAGAAGCGACCTCCGGCTCGAAGAACGCGCGGCGCTGAATTACGACCATCCTGATTCGCTCGAAACGGACCTGATGGTGCGGCACGTCGCGGCGTTGAAGGCGGGACAGGCGGTCGACGTGCCGGCCTATGACTTCGCCCGCTACAACCGCAGGCAGACTACCGAAAGGGCAGTGCCCAAGCCGGCCATCATCATCGAGGGCATTCTCATTTTCGCGGACGCCGGTCTGCGTAAGATGATGGACGTGAAGGTGTTCGTGGATGCCGACGCGGACACGCGGCTGATCCGGCGACTCCAACGCGACACGACGGAGCGGGGGCGCACCGTGCAGTCGGTGATCGACCAGTACCTGTCCACGGTCAAGCCGATGCACCTGGAATTCGTGGAGCCGAGCAAGCGCTACGCGGACATCATCGTGCCGCAGGGGGGTCACAATGCGGTGGCGATCGATATGCTGCTGACGCTGATCAGGAGTATCAGCACGAGATGA
- a CDS encoding PA2779 family protein: MLIVRRTLAVMLALWLAAPQVSAQVAATQTQAAIDRALAGRAAAAEADREAIRRVLERSEVKEVAGRMGVDVARIQSSVGVLDAAELAQVAEQARAVDQSLAGGATTIVITTTTIIIALLIIILLVLIAD; encoded by the coding sequence ATGCTGATTGTTCGCAGGACCCTGGCCGTGATGCTGGCGCTGTGGCTCGCCGCGCCGCAGGTCAGCGCACAAGTGGCCGCCACTCAGACGCAGGCGGCGATCGATCGCGCGCTCGCCGGCCGGGCGGCCGCGGCAGAGGCCGATCGTGAAGCGATCCGCCGCGTGCTCGAGCGCAGCGAGGTGAAGGAGGTCGCCGGGCGGATGGGAGTGGACGTCGCGCGGATCCAGTCCTCCGTCGGCGTGCTCGATGCAGCGGAGCTCGCCCAGGTCGCCGAGCAGGCACGTGCGGTCGACCAGAGCCTCGCGGGAGGCGCGACGACCATCGTCATCACGACGACGACCATCATCATCGCGCTGCTGATCATCATCCTGCTCGTGC